The following proteins are co-located in the Paenibacillus sp. JNUCC32 genome:
- a CDS encoding BlaI/MecI/CopY family transcriptional regulator, producing the protein MNQVQKLSDTEMELMEVIWECTPPVTSTELLALFAQRGREWKAQTISTFLSRLVDKGALTAARDGRTNKYTPRISPEDYKLMEAQHVLDGLYQGSVKNLISALYDGEKLSDEDIAELKQWFSQK; encoded by the coding sequence GTGAACCAGGTTCAAAAATTATCGGATACTGAAATGGAGCTCATGGAGGTGATTTGGGAGTGTACGCCGCCTGTCACATCCACCGAATTGCTCGCACTGTTTGCCCAGAGAGGAAGAGAATGGAAGGCACAGACCATTTCCACCTTCCTGTCGCGTTTGGTGGACAAAGGGGCACTTACGGCTGCGAGGGATGGACGGACCAATAAATATACGCCGCGCATTTCGCCTGAAGATTATAAGCTGATGGAAGCGCAGCACGTCCTGGACGGATTATATCAAGGCTCGGTTAAAAACCTAATTTCGGCTTTGTATGACGGCGAAAAGCTTTCGGATGAAGATATTGCAGAGCTGAAGCAATGGTTCTCGCAAAAGTAG
- a CDS encoding glycine zipper domain-containing protein, which yields MANKNDRNHKADADRDTTNMGVDAGEAIGTAGGGVVGAAVGSILGPIGTIAGGIAGAALGNKAGEAAENDDNDSK from the coding sequence ATGGCTAATAAAAACGATCGTAATCATAAGGCTGATGCTGACCGCGACACGACCAACATGGGCGTTGACGCTGGAGAAGCTATCGGAACCGCGGGCGGCGGCGTCGTGGGTGCTGCTGTAGGTTCCATACTGGGTCCGATCGGCACGATTGCCGGTGGTATCGCAGGCGCAGCATTGGGTAACAAAGCTGGCGAGGCTGCAGAAAATGACGACAACGATTCAAAATAA
- a CDS encoding M56 family metallopeptidase, whose translation MNTILELLLTLTVAGSAVVACILVLRIVFVNTFPTKWRYGIGKMAVVFYLLPVVLGIQWISPLFTFSATATVPIVNELPSTEQHALPGPYSGTGLEPLIPAKTISVNVALPLIVLWALGAIAFAAWQLYCYRRFLKKLEHSRVTVPISSEAAKQLSFIKEALGVKSSVGLAHSSIIRSPVLVGLWKPTIYLPIENTVNMDMVIRHELIHLKRKDLWVKAFTLGASALHWFNPLVHILRKDLHVWSELSCDEEVVKEMSYAERKRYGETILSVMAGSRNLPMQFIASLSGDGKQLKRRLMMMLNVKKQKKKTMYLTLTGVFLVAVISTSAAAWASSNTPKIIEAGHAEAQPTEAAPRAVSSEVLVENNGNHVVDYPKEARPEAAPENEGDDAVAYPEEARLVAVAEGSNVVDYPTEARPAAVVEKEGSDVVDYPTEARPVAEVKNEGSNVIAPSTEAAPSEVIVESEGNPVVAPSAEARPVDQGYKSHPNETPRVLPLR comes from the coding sequence ATGAATACTATTCTTGAATTGCTGTTGACCCTTACCGTTGCCGGAAGTGCCGTTGTAGCCTGCATTCTTGTACTGCGGATCGTATTCGTCAATACCTTTCCTACAAAGTGGCGCTATGGAATTGGCAAAATGGCAGTAGTCTTTTATCTTTTACCCGTCGTCCTTGGTATTCAGTGGATCTCGCCGCTTTTTACATTTAGTGCAACAGCAACCGTTCCCATTGTGAACGAGTTGCCTTCAACAGAGCAACATGCGCTGCCCGGTCCATATTCAGGGACTGGTTTGGAGCCGCTCATTCCGGCAAAGACCATTTCAGTAAACGTAGCCCTGCCCCTTATTGTCTTATGGGCACTCGGCGCTATAGCTTTTGCTGCATGGCAGTTGTATTGTTATCGCAGATTTTTAAAGAAATTAGAACATTCGCGTGTCACCGTTCCGATAAGCAGCGAAGCAGCGAAACAGCTTTCCTTCATCAAGGAAGCCCTCGGTGTGAAAAGCAGCGTCGGGCTTGCCCACAGCTCCATCATTCGGAGCCCTGTTCTTGTCGGCCTATGGAAACCTACCATTTATCTCCCTATAGAGAATACCGTTAACATGGACATGGTAATCCGTCATGAGTTGATCCATCTGAAACGGAAAGATTTATGGGTCAAAGCGTTCACGCTCGGAGCAAGCGCCCTACATTGGTTTAACCCTTTGGTGCACATTCTTCGCAAGGACCTTCATGTATGGAGCGAGCTGTCTTGTGATGAAGAAGTCGTAAAAGAGATGTCCTATGCCGAACGGAAACGCTATGGGGAGACGATTTTAAGCGTCATGGCAGGGTCAAGGAATTTACCCATGCAATTTATTGCCTCCTTATCCGGTGACGGCAAACAATTGAAAAGGAGATTAATGATGATGCTGAACGTAAAGAAACAAAAAAAGAAAACAATGTATCTCACGTTAACAGGGGTGTTTTTGGTTGCTGTAATTAGCACGTCAGCAGCGGCATGGGCTTCTAGCAATACGCCTAAAATCATTGAGGCTGGTCATGCTGAAGCTCAACCAACAGAAGCGGCCCCAAGAGCGGTATCCTCTGAAGTCCTAGTTGAGAATAATGGAAACCATGTTGTAGATTATCCCAAAGAAGCTCGTCCTGAAGCTGCCCCTGAGAATGAAGGAGACGATGCTGTAGCTTATCCAGAAGAAGCTCGTCTTGTGGCTGTCGCTGAAGGAAGCAATGTCGTGGATTATCCAACAGAGGCTCGTCCTGCAGCTGTAGTTGAGAAAGAAGGAAGCGATGTTGTGGATTATCCAACAGAAGCACGTCCTGTGGCTGAAGTTAAGAATGAAGGTAGCAATGTTATAGCTCCTTCAACGGAAGCTGCCCCTTCGGAGGTAATCGTTGAGAGTGAAGGAAACCCGGTTGTAGCTCCTTCAGCAGAAGCTCGTCCTGTCGATCAGGGTTATAAGTCTCATCCAAACGAGACTCCCCGAGTACTTCCATTACGATAA